The nucleotide sequence AATGATGATCATCTCTAGAGGCACCATCTGACTCCAAACGATTACTGTCCACCTCTATTCCACTTTCTGTCACCTGAAAAAGGCAAAAACGGTAACTAATAAGCCCAAAAGTAAAAGTATGTTGGTATACCTTAACTACGCTGAACAGTGTAAAGTTGTAGAAAGTATTTTAGGCTAAAACACACCAAGCAAAGAAGATAtttgtagaaaaaaagagaacattttaaagtaGGTATCTTGTGGGGACCTGATGTACATTGTAGAGACATAACATTTACCAtgttaaaaaatacatattaaaagCTGTTTCATACCCATGTACACTAATAATCCCATTTGCTAGTTTAACCACACATTTAACATACTGTAATAAAAAGGACAGATTGCAGAACAGAAAAATTGGCATAAAACTAATAACctgagcttttttaaaaaaaaagagctttccATGATCCTGGATTCAGCTAAACTTTCAAGTTACAAACAAGTGTTGGTAGCAAGGGTTACAAGATTGGAAACACAAAGATAGCATAGGGTGGACCGTGAATGCATTTTACAAAGCAATGTACTGCACCTTTACAGAATCTATGTCCAGCTGTTGGTTCAGCAGGCCAAGAGCAGTAAACTGATAGCAGTGAAAGCGAGAAGTTATTTAGGTACTCTAGAGGCTGGTCCCAAAAGAGATAAACACAAATGGAGGGTCCCTAATACTGGCATAACACTATGTGAAATGGAGCTGTGGAACAGCAACAGTAAGAGAGAAATAGCTTCTGTGTAGCAGTATTAAGGAGTTGGAGGCAATGAGATTAGTATTCGTAGACTTAAAGCACAGTGAAGGTGCAGCATTacagctgcaaaaaaaattagcatTAGTAAAAAGTGCATAGATGAGGTACAAGACTGTGGCAAGGTCAGCGACATCCCTCAGCATCATTAATGGGGCGCTAGAAAAGAAGTAGTTGGAGCAAAGTAAATTAGGATTAGCAGTCAAACAACATAGCTAAGTTGCAGTAATGCACTGGTGTCACTGCTGAGTAGTTAGATGAGAGGGCATATTGTAGCAGTGCTGACATGGatctgaaaatgaaacatttatagTATACAAAACCAGGAATATGACACGCATAACACAGACCAGTCACCACGTGGCAGTGAAGCAGTGGCTGAGAAGGTAGGAGAGGGGGAATCTTGCAACAGTATTAAGGCAACCCTGGTAAAAGTACATGAAATTAGGTTTGGAAAATACATAGCACAGCTGGGGTGCAGCTCTGAGATGATGGGTCAACGAGCATAGTCTGCAAGAGAGAAGCTCAAGATGTTAGCAAATGCATAGAATGGTTGAGGTGTGATATCTCATAGCGTTGTCATGGCTGAAGTATATGACGTCGGTGAGCAAAGTCCACAGGAGAAAAGCAGAAGGTATTAGTATATGCATCGCAAGTTTAAGGAGCAGCACTGCATAAAGCACATAACTGAGTACTCCACTGCCTACATTGGCAGAATACATTGTGcagatgtacagtgagggaaaaacgtatttgatcccctgctggttttgtacgtttgcccactgacaaagaaatgatcagtctataattttaatggtagattaatttgaacagtgagagacagaataacaacaagaaaatccaaaaaaaaaacgcatgtcaaaaatgttataaattgatttacattttaatgagggaaataagtatttgacccctctgcaaaacatgacttagtacttggtggcaaaaccctggtcggcaatcacagaggtcagacgtttcttgtagttggccaccaggtttgcacacatctcaggagggattttgtcccactcctctttgcagatcttctccaagtcattaaggtttcgaggctgacgtttggcaactcgaaccttcagctccctccacagattttctatgggattaaggtctggagactggctaggccactccaggaccttaatgtgcttcttcttgagccactcctttgttgccttggccgtgtgttttgggtcatcgtcatgctggaatacccatccacgacccattttcaatgccctggctgagggaaggaggttctcacccaagatttgacggtacatggccccgtccatcgtccctttgatgcggtgaagttgtcctgtccacttagcagaaaaacacccccaaagcataatgtttccacctccatgtttgacggtgaggatggtgttcttggggtcataggcaacattcctcctcctccaaacatggcgagtaaagttgatgccaaagagctccattttggtctcatctgaccacaattccttcacccagttgtcctctgaatcattcagatgttcattggcaaacttcagacgggcatgtatatgtgctttcttgagcagggggaccttgcgggcgctgcaggatttcagtccttcacggcgtagtgtgttaccaattgttttcttggtgactatggtcccagctgccttgagaccattgacaagatcctcccgtgtagttctgggctgattcctcaatGTTCTCATGAttattgcaactccacgaggtgagatcttgcatggagccccaggccgagggagattgacagttcttttgtgtttcttccatttgcgaataatcacaccaactgttgtcaccttctcaccaagctgcttggcaatggtcttgtagcccattcaagacttgtgtaggtctacaatcttgtccctgacatccctggagagctctttgccatGGTgaagagtttggaatctgattgattgattgcttctgtggactggtgtcttttatacaggtaacaagctgacaTTAGGaacactccctttaagagtgtgctcctaatctcagctctttacctgtataaaagacacctggcagccagaaatctttctgattgagaggaggtcaaatacttatttccctcattaaaatgcaaataaatttataacatttttgacatgcgtttttctggattttcttgttgttattctgtctctcactgttcaaataaatctaccattaaaattatagaatgatcatttctttgtcagtgtgcaaacatacaaaatcagcaggggatcaaatacttttttcccctcactgtagcaTTTACTGTTTGGAACTCGCATGAATTAAAGCAGTTTAATTACCTCGATGTGGGAAGCAGATTTCTGTTGTGAATGTTGGGTGCACTGGGTAACATCTCCAGAGGTAGCACCTGACTCCAGACGATTATTGTTTGCATCCATTCCACACTTTGTCCCCTGAAACAATAACAGTCactattaaatataaaagtagAGGGTAAATCCTGTTACAGAAACAGCATGTAACATGTGAGCACTGCCATATAGTGACTGATCGGCACTGTTCTAAGCATCCCTACACACTCTACatccatccctacacactctaCAAGCTCAGAATATCAGTTTATTCTTCAACCACAATGTTATGTAATGGAGTGATGCtgtaaaaatacatatacattcacTATTTGGCATCTAATTATCCAAGATTGCTACAAGAAGTAACATTCTTACTTTACTCCTCCAGGGacaatcagcatctccataattATATGTGACCTCCTCTCCAGGTGTTATGTCTCTTAAAGCAAAAAGGCACAAATGGGGCTTTCCTTTCACAATGATTCTCTTCATTTTGCAGTTGGGGTTAATGTGATCATCATTAACCAGTCTTCCAAGAGTGCCATCATCCCTTGCAGCATCAATACTGAATTTGAACAAAattgaagacatttatttagtgaccaacaaaaataaaatctttttaaaaattataatactATTTTAAGTGTATAGCTGCAGAAttaaaaaccccaaataaaaccaaacatttAATACTTTGTCACAGTGAcactcagtacatttacatggacaacaataatccaatattaacccgatttttaattaccttaatctggctAAAGTCATACCGGAAGGAAAGACAAAACGAAGTAAGACGTGTggaatattcctgttttagttgcattatcgaggtgtattacagacatgtacacaccttaatcacactataaaCATCCTGACGGGACGTTTtttgacaggacacgatcacacacagcagtgctcaaccgttttacggcaaacaagagagcacggctgcttcccaaactgcgtacttacatactacagtatatagaaggtgaaatacatatatatcagctgctatatagtaggtaagtacgcagtttgggacgcagcccacggcttcaagcagtcgtatatttgcacatatagcatgacaaataatcaactgcacttgaagcttttgtaaaattaacacccaaaactgtatacggttccataatgaagacgaactgtatgtcgatatgtgaaattctggagggacgtcggttGGCATGGCGTGGGGtcataatgacgtgtgccgttaatcgatttatgttctataacatgtaaaacgggaacatgacaggaatattctaaatgcaactcatgtaaacaccttaatcacaatactgtcttactcaaaataacatcaataattagattactgctgtccatgtaaacgtagacATTGttgttcataataataataataataataataataataaaaaataataaccattactactactattattaagattctccagttttcttcttcctctattAAGTAATGACAAGTCTTCTAAACTCTACAGAATGTGCCTAcaactcacacctgatcatgcATTTTGAGTTAATGAACATGGCATTTTGTTAAATAGAAATAGTAGTGAACTAATAAACGACTACAAAGCACAGTATAGCTGTCCTGTGTAAAACATATTTGAGGCATATGGAGCTGGATAATCGAAATGCTACTGGATATAAAGGTAATGTCTGACGCGTGATTCAGGTGAGCTGCGCATCAGAAACGCAGCACAACAGTTCAGGACCCTCATTCTAATTGAGTGGCACTGTGCTGCGTTTATGATGCGCAGCTCACCTGAATCACGCGTCAGATGAATGCGgatacacattaaaaaaaagaaagacactcAACAGGCACATGataaaaactattaaaatatttttttttctgataacggACAATATTGTTGTTAAACGCGATTCAGAACCGAGGTGAATCACAGACTAAACTGTGAGCAGGTATTTAAAAATGGCGCCCGCACGACCAAAACTTCGGCGCTGGGAATATATGATGTTAGCTTTCTCCGGATGTAAATATTAACGAGTCACAGTAATAAACTGTTAATAAACTAATTTAATATCATTCTCTCGAGTCGATTTCCCCTCAGACCATGTCTTAGTGAAGCGAGGCGAGGGAAAACTTTTTTTCACAGCTAAAACTTTAACTGTGCGTTTAAAACCCCCGCAGCTCATACCGCATACACTACCGAAATGGATAAAGAAATATATAGGAGTACGCACGTCCAGAATTTATCGTGCCAGATGAAGTCGAACATAAATCCTTTCAAGTTGTTGTGGTAAATTCGGTGTCTTCTGTTACTTTCCAGAGAGTTGATGAGCTCTCCTCTGTATTCTAGCACGAACTCTCCTTTAGTGAAGTGCGTCATGGTAAACACTCCCGTGCCTTGTTTAGGAATAACAAAGCATGCTAACTAACCTACTGTTTATCACCATAAGtccaagtttatttatttatatggtcTGCTCACCTTTAAATGCATCAATGTATTTGACATCAAGCCCTGCTTTATCACGACTGGTGGTAATGTGAAAAATAGCATCATTTGTTGGACTCTTCCTCTGACTCATTTTCAAAACCTCGTTTTCACCCTTATTAAAAGTTTCACTTCACAAATTCTGAAGGCATCTATATGGAAGGTGCGTTAAATATTAATAGACAATCTAGCATTAGTAAAATTAATGGACTGATATATTTAAATGCCTCATAAAGGCTGAGCTAGCTAACAAGCTAGAATAATCATTAGCTAACTAACACTAGCTAATTACTGAGAACACTATGCTATGTAAAccataatttaaaatgttaaataataaaataatttacactccaacacagtttatttaataaaccctCTTAGTAGTATAAGCTTTCAGTGACATGATAAATATTAACTCACATACATTTTGGGCGCGATGCTAATTTACCTAACTCCACGCGTCTCATTAATCTGAGATATTCAACCACATACTACTTCATTGGCTCAAAGCACCAGTGATTGATTGCTGTTTGACCAATCGGAGTTCTTCGGTTTCAACCAATCGGAGTACTTCCGTTTCAACCAATCGGAGTTAAGCATTGCTGTACTACGTCATCAAGAGTGCTAACGCGAATGTTTTTACAGTCTTTGGCCAAAAGGGGACATTAAACACTTGACTGCACCCCCCCCAAGCccccctcatacacacacacacacacacacacacactcttatggAGTAAATGTCAATTTTGAGGACTAATGAGATTTTTGGTAGGGGGATTCAACTCGATGAAATAAACATGCTGCAACGCTTAGTATTGTGGGGACTCGATTTTAGGGTCCCACAATCAAAAATGTCCCACTTTATTGGTGTGTAATCAGGCCGATTTCCCCATATTAGTAGGATTGCGAGTACaccaacacccatccccaccaaacccatccccacccacacctacacccatccccacccacacccatccctacacacacccacacccattcccatccctacacacacacacaccaatccctaaacacagccacacccatcctcacacacacccatccccacccacacacatccccacacacacccatcacaacacacacccatccccacacacaccaacacccatccccacaaacacccattcccacccacacccatccccacacacaccaacaaccatccccacacacacccatccctacacacacccatccccacacacacccacacccatccctacacacacacacaccaatccccaaacacacccacacccatccctacacacacccacacccatccccacacacacccacactcatagtcacacacacccatccctacacagacAGCTTGTGTAAATCCATCATTTAATCATACAGCTGTAaagtaaaccttttttttttttaaagacagtcAACACCAGCCACCCAAAACTATTTTAAtgtacaaattaaaatgatgttTCAAATCATAGgtcatacacacacccacacccatccctacacacacccacacccatccccatccacacacacccacacacccatccccacccacacccacacccatcccgaccaacagccatcaccacacacacccacacccatccctacacactcccacacccatccccacccacgcCCATCCCGATCcgcacccatccccacacacacacccatccctacacacacccacacacccatccctacccacacacacacccatccccacccacacccatccccacacacacccatccctacacacacccacacacccatccctacccacacccacacccatccccacccacacccatccctacacacaaccatccctacacactcccaccccaccacacccacacccatccccacccacacccacacccatccacacccacacccatccccacacacacccatccccacacacacccgcacccatcccaacacagtcccatccacccacacacccacacccatccccacacacacccatccgtacacacacccacacccctccccacacacacgaatccctacacacacccacacccatccccacacacacccatccccacaaacacccacacccatccccacacacacccatccctacacacacccacaccgatccccacccacacccatccccacacacacccagacacccatcccaacactcacccatccctacacacacccacactcatcctcacacacacccatcccctcaAACTCCCACATACCcttccccacccacacccatccccacccacacccatccctacacacacccacacccatctccacacacacacatccccacacacacccacactcatccccacacacactcatccctacacacacccacacccatccccacccacacccatccccacacacacccacacccatccccacacacacccatccccacacacacccacactcatcccaacacacacccccacacccatccccacacacacccatccctacacacacccacactcatcctcacacactcccatccccacacactcccccacacacatccccacacacacccatccctacacacacccacactcatcctcacacactcccatccccacacactcccacacacccttcctcacccacacccacacccatccccacacacacccatccctacacacacccacactcatcctcacacactcccatccccacacactcccacacaccctTCCTCACgtacacccacacccatccccacacacacccatccctacacacacccacactcatcctcacacactcccatccccacacactcccacacacccttcctcacccacacccacacccatccccacccacacccatccctacacacacccacacccatccccacacacacccatccccacacacacccacactcttccaaacacacacccatcccgaaACAGatccacacccatccacacacacacccacactcatccccacaaacacccatccctacacagacccacacccatccccacacacgcccacatacccatccccacacacactcacagacccaACCCAACACATACCCATCCCTAAAAACGCCCATCCCTACACttacccacacccatccccaaacacacccatcccaacccacatccacacccatctccacacacaccaatccccacacacacccacacccatcctcacccacacccatccctacacacacccacacccatctccacccaaacacactgacacacacccacacacccatccccacccataCCCTCACTGATCGccagacacacccacactcatccccacacacacccatccctacacaaacacacacacccatacccacacacactcatccttacacactcccatccccacaca is from Ictalurus punctatus breed USDA103 unplaced genomic scaffold, Coco_2.0 Super-Scaffold_100071, whole genome shotgun sequence and encodes:
- the LOC128630939 gene encoding histone-lysine N-methyltransferase NSD3-like isoform X1, with the protein product MTHFTKGEFVLEYRGELINSLESNRRHRIYHNNLKGFMFDFIWHDKFWTIDAARDDGTLGRLVNDDHINPNCKMKRIIVKGKPHLCLFALRDITPGEEVTYNYGDADCPWRSKGTKCGMDANNNRLESGATSGDVTQCTQHSQQKSASHIEVTESGIEVDSNRLESDGASRDDHHCTQHSQHESSFCNLQVPDETFADDQYCIPQSQEETSTPQILNQN
- the LOC128630939 gene encoding histone-lysine N-methyltransferase NSD3-like isoform X2 — protein: MTHFTKGEFVLEYRGELINSLESNRRHRIYHNNLKGFMFDFIWHDKFWTIDAARDDGTLGRLVNDDHINPNCKMKRIIVKGKPHLCLFALRDITPGEEVTYNYGDADCPWRSKGTKCGMDANNNRLESGATSGDVTQCTQHSQQKSASHIEVTESGIEVDSNRLESDGASRDDHHCTQHSQHESSFCNLVPDETFADDQYCIPQSQEETSTPQILNQN